The Parafrankia discariae DNA window GGCAAATCGTCCGCTGTCGTGGCGGCGTCGCCGTGGCGTCGAGCCGGTGCGATGGCCTGTCCGTCAGATCGCACCCGCCGGGCGGACTCGCCCGGCGGGTGTCCCCCCGCCGGCGCGGCGCCGGCACCTCGCCGCCGCCGCGCGCGCCCGGCGGGCGTCCCGAGGGTGGGGGGCTGTGTCGCCATACGGCGGTCGTGGTCGGGCCGGCCGGCGCCGATGTGCCCGGATGGTGTCTCCCGGAGGTCCGCGGCCGCCGGACTGACGTGTCCGGAGCGGGCGGATTGCGGCCTGCATCACGGCGCCGATCATCGGGCACGTCAGGGCGTCAGATGCGACGATGCGTGGAGGACCGACATCGATATTGCTGGCTACGGAGGCCCCAAGGCGTGAACATCGTGGTTACCGTCAAGCAGGTTCCCGATACCTGGGCGGAGAAGAAGCTCGACGCCTCGGACAAGACGGTCGACCGTAAGAGCGTCGACAACGTCATGAACGAGATGGACGAGTACGGGGTCGAAGAGGCCCTGAAGATCAAGGAAGCCCACGGCGGCGAGGTGACGGTCGTCACGATGGGGCCGGAGAAGGCCGTCGAGACGATCCGCAAGGCTCTCTCGATGGGTGCCGACAAGGCGGTGCACCTGACCGACGAGTCGCTGCACGGCTCCGACGCCCTCGCCACCTCCGCCGCGCTGGCGAAGGTGATCTCCACGCTCTCGCCGGACCTGATCATCACCTCGTCGGAGGCCTCCGACGCCCGAGGTGGCGTCATGGGCGCCCTCCTGGCGGAGCGTCTCGGTCTGCCGCAGCTCACCCAGGCCCGCAAGGTCACGGTCGACCCGGGCGCGAACAAGGTCTCCGTCGAGCGCCTCGCCGACAACGGCTACGCGCTCGTCGAGGCGACCCTGCCGGCGGTCGTGGGTGTGGTCGAGAAGATCAACCAGCCGCGGTACCCCTCGTTCAAGGGCATCATGGCGGCCAAGAAGAAGCCGCTGACCAAGCTCTCGGCCGCCGACGCCGGTCTCGACGCGGGCTCGGTGGGCCTCGCCGGGGCGACGTCCACGGTTGTCGAGTCGCAGCCGGCCCCGCCGCGCCAGAGCGGCACCATCGTCAAGGACGAGGGTGACGGCGGCACGAAGGTCGCTGCGTTCCTCGCGGCCCAGAAGCTCATCTGAGGGGTTGTTGTTCGATGGCTGAAGTTCTTGTACTCGTCGAGCACACCGACGGCGAGCCGAAGAAGGTCACGGCCGAGCTGCTGACGCTGGCACGCACGATCGGCGAGCCCTCGGCGGTGTTCCTCGGCGGCCCGGGCAGCTACGCCAAGGTGAAGGAGTACCTGGCCCAGTACGGCGCGGCCAAGGTCTACCTGGTCGAGTCCGACGACGTCGCCGACTACATCGGGGCGCCGGCGGCCGAGGTCCTGTCGAAGCTGGTCGCGGACGTCTCGCCGGTGGCCGTCCTGGCCGCGGCCACGCCGGACTCCCGTGAGGTCGCGGCCCGCACGGCCGCCCGCACGGACTCCGGCCTGATCTGGGACGCCACCGCGCTCACCCCGGACCTGACGGCCACCCAGGGCATCTTCGGCGGTTCGACGATCGTCAACTCGAAGGTCACCAAGGGCACCCCGATCGTCGTCGTCCGGCCGAACTCGACCGCTCCCGAGGCCGCGCCGACGACCCCGGTGGAGACCCCGGTCGACATCGCGATCTCCGACGCGGCCAAGGGCGCGAAGATCGTGGACCGGGTCGTCGAGGCGAAGTCCGGCCGTCCGGACCTCACCGAGGCCCAGGTCGTCGTCTCCGGCGGCCGTGGCCTGGGTGCCGCCGAGCACTTCGCGCTGGTCGAGAAGCTGGCCGACACACTCGGCGCGGCCGTCGGCGCCTCGCGCGCCGCGACCGACGCCGGCTGGTACCCGCACCAGAACCAGGTCGGCCAGACCGGCAAGACGGTGTCGCCCCAGCTGTACATCGCGGTCGGGATCTCCGGCGCCATCCAGCACCGGGCCGGCATGCAGACCTCGAAGACGATCGTGGCGGTCAACAAGGACCCCGAGGCCCCGATCTTCGAGTTCGCGGACTACGGACTGGTCGGTGACCTGTTCAACGTCGTCCCGCAGCTCACCGAGGAGATCCAGAAGCACAAGGCCGGCTGACCCGCCGAGCCGCACCATCCGGGACGGCCCGCGACAGGCCGTCCCGACCGGGCGCAGGACGGCCGGGTGCGTTCCCTCCCAGCCCGAGGGGCCGCACCCGGCCGTCGCCGTTTCCGCAGTGTCTTCCGTGTCTCCCGTGC harbors:
- a CDS encoding electron transfer flavoprotein subunit beta/FixA family protein encodes the protein MNIVVTVKQVPDTWAEKKLDASDKTVDRKSVDNVMNEMDEYGVEEALKIKEAHGGEVTVVTMGPEKAVETIRKALSMGADKAVHLTDESLHGSDALATSAALAKVISTLSPDLIITSSEASDARGGVMGALLAERLGLPQLTQARKVTVDPGANKVSVERLADNGYALVEATLPAVVGVVEKINQPRYPSFKGIMAAKKKPLTKLSAADAGLDAGSVGLAGATSTVVESQPAPPRQSGTIVKDEGDGGTKVAAFLAAQKLI
- a CDS encoding electron transfer flavoprotein subunit alpha/FixB family protein → MAEVLVLVEHTDGEPKKVTAELLTLARTIGEPSAVFLGGPGSYAKVKEYLAQYGAAKVYLVESDDVADYIGAPAAEVLSKLVADVSPVAVLAAATPDSREVAARTAARTDSGLIWDATALTPDLTATQGIFGGSTIVNSKVTKGTPIVVVRPNSTAPEAAPTTPVETPVDIAISDAAKGAKIVDRVVEAKSGRPDLTEAQVVVSGGRGLGAAEHFALVEKLADTLGAAVGASRAATDAGWYPHQNQVGQTGKTVSPQLYIAVGISGAIQHRAGMQTSKTIVAVNKDPEAPIFEFADYGLVGDLFNVVPQLTEEIQKHKAG